Within Burkholderia cepacia GG4, the genomic segment CCACAGCAGCAGGCTTAGCCCATACACACGGCGCGCGCCGAAGCGGTCGAGCAGCCAGCCGCCCGGGATCTGGCCGACCGCATAGGCCCACGCGAATGCCGAAAAAACGATGCCGAGCTGCACGGGCGTCAGCCCGAGGTCGTGGGCGACGCCGGTGCCGGCGATCGACATCGTCGCGCGATCCGCATAGTTGATGACGGTGACGGCGAAAATCAGTGCGAGGACCGTGTAACGGACGCGGCCGATCGTGCGCGATGCGGCGGGCGACGCGGTGACGGCGGCGCCGCCGCTGGATCGATTGGACATGCGAGTCTCCTGGCCCCCGTCGTGCGAAGGCGTTTCGTTTGGTGTCGTAGTCGGGGCCGGGTGGGGCGGCGCTCAGCGCGTGACGCTGGTCGGCGGGCGCTGGCCCGCGAAGCACGCGGCGAGGTTGGCAAGCACGATCCGGCCCATTGCTTCGCGCGTCTCGTGCGTCGCGCTCGCGCGGTGCGGCTGCACGACGACACGCTCGAGTTCGAGCAGTGCCGGCGGCACGTGCGGTTCGTTCGCGAACACGTCGAGGCCTGCGCCGGCGATCGTGCCGTCCGCGAGCGCACGCACGAGCGCCGCTTCGTCGACGAGCTTGCCGCGCGCGACATTGATCAGGAATCCTTGGTTGCCGAGCGCGGCGAGCACGTCGGCCGTGACGAGCACGTTGCCGTGATCGGCCGACGCCGCGAGCACGAGCACGTCGCTGTCGCGCGCGAGCGCGATCAGGTCGGGCTCGTAGCGATAGCCGCTGTCGCGGTGTTCGCGCGGGCCGCAATAGCTGACCGGCATCCGGAATGCCTGCGCGCGCTGCGCGATCGCGCGTCCGACCCGGCCGAGGCCGACGATGCCGAGCCGCTTGCCCGTCACCTGCGTCGCGAGCGGCTGTGCGGCTTTGCCCCAGCGGCCGGCGCGCACGATCCGGTCGCCGGCGCCGAGGTCGCGCAGCGTCATCAGGATCAGCCCCATCGCCATGTCGGCGACGTCGTCGGTCAGCACGTCGGGCGTCGTCGTCACGTGGATGCCACGGGCGCGGGCGCGGTCGAGATCGACGGCGTCGGTGCCGATGCCGCTGATCGCGACGATTTCGAGCGCGCTCAGCCGGTCCATCAACGCGGCGGACAGGCCGTTCGCGCCACCCGTGACGACGCCGCGGATACGCGGCGCGACGCGCTCGAGCAGCGCCTCCGGTTGGTCGGCCGCATACAGCCGGTGTACCGCGTAGCGGGCGGACAGTTCGGCGTCGATGGCGTCGGGGAGCGGCTGGGTGAGCAGGATGTCGATGGTCATGAAGGTTTCGGTCGTCGTGCGCGGCGCAGGCCGCGCATCAGGTGCAACCGAGTATAGGAATCGAATCGATGTGGGTCTAACATGAAAAGACTATCGATTGATTCAAGATTTGAATGATTGAACTGAACCAGCTTCGCTGCTTCGTCGCCGTGGCCGAGGAACTGCATTTCGGCCGCGCTGCCCGGCGGCTCTTCATGACGCAGCCGCCGCTCAGCCGGCAGATCCAGCTGCTCGAACATGCACTCGGCATCGCGCTGCTCGAACGCAGCAGCCGGCAGGTCCGGCTGACTGCGGCCGGCGAGCGCTTCCTGCGCGATGCGCGGCACATCCTCGAGTTTTCCGCGCGGGCCGAGCAGGCCGCGCAGCGGGTCGCGCAGGGTGGTGCCGGCCGCATCACGCTCGGCTTCACGGCCGTCAGCGCATACCGGATGATTCCGGAGTTGCTCGCACACGCGGCGCACGCGTTGCCGGAAGTCGATGTCGAGTTGCGCGAAATGGTGTCGACGGTGCAGATCGACGCGCTCGCATCGCGCATGCTCGATGCGGGCTTCGTGCGCCAGCGCGCCGCGCGCCAGCCGCTCGAATACCGGCTCGTGCAGCGCGAGCCGCTGCTCGTCGCGGTCGCGCCGGGTGCGCCGCTCGCCGCGTACGAACGCATCGGTCCTGACGAGCTCGACCAGCAGCCGTTCATCGCGTATGCGCCGAACGAGGGAAAGTACTTCCACGACATGATCGCGGGGATGTTCGCAGGCGCCGGGCGCTTGCCGAACTACCTGCATTACGTCGGGCAGACCCACACGATCCTCGGCCTCGTGCGTGCCGGGCTCGGCGCCGCGCTCGTGCCGGCGTCGGCGCGCGAGCTGCATGTCGACGGGGTGGTGTTCCGGCCGCTCGCCGGCGTCGACCTGGCGGCCGAGCTGTATCTCGCGTGGCGCGCGGACAACGACAATCCGGCGCTGCCCGTGTTCAACGCGATGGTCGAGCGGTTTCTGACGGCAGGGGCGGACGGCGGCGTCGGTTAGCGCCGGGAGGGCGCATCTCGCCCGTGTTCGCGGATCGCGGCGCGGGCGATGGCGGTCGTTTCCGCGGGGTGCGACGTCGAACGTGCCGCCCGCGCGTCGCATCGAAAGTCAGTTGTCTGATGATATCCGCCCTCCGGCATTGAAACGCGCCACGGGCCGGAACGACAGAAGAAATACAGACCCTGAACCAAATTCCGGCCGCGAACCGCCATCCGGAACCCACGATTTTTCCTTTTCGACCGGGGAAACCCTCATTTTTTCTCGTCGGTCATCGTATTACTGTACCGATACACTAAATCGATACAGCGCGCCGGGAGGCGCACTCGCAAAGGAGACGGCCATGACTACCTTCACCCGGCGGCGCTTTCTGCAAACGGCGTCCGCCGCCTCGCTCGCGGTCGCGGGCGGCTTGCCGGCGCTGGGCCGCGCGGCGCAGCCGACCGTGACGCTGCGCTGCTCGTCGTCGATGCCGGCCGACCAGAACGCCGCGCACTACGTGTGGTACGAGCGCCTCGCCGCGAACCTGAAGGCGAGCGTCGGTGACGCGATCCGGGTCGACTACTTTCCGAACAGTCAGCTCGGCAAGGAAAGCGACGTCGCGCAGCAGGTCAAGATCGGCGCGATCGACATGATGATCGCGGGGTCGTCGATCTGGGCCACGGTCGCGCCGGAACTCGGCATGCTCGATCTCGGCTACCTGTTCGACAGCTATGCGCATGTCGCGAAGGTGCTCGACGGCCCGGTCGGCACGAGCCTGAACACGCTGCTGCAAAAGCGCGCGGGCTGCTCGGTGCTGACCTGGGGCTCGCACTTCGGCGGGCGCTGCGTGTTCACGAAGCAGCCGGTGACGGCGCTGCAGGGCGTGAAGGGCACGAAGCTGCGCGTGCTGCCGACGCCGGCGTTCATGGACACCTTCAAGGCGATGGGCGCGGTGCCGACGCCGATTCCGTTCGGCGAGCTGTACATGGCCGTGCAGACGGGCGTCGTCGACGGGCTCGAGCACGATCCGGCCACCGTGCTCGCGAGCCGCTTCGACGAGATCGTCAAGTCGTGCTGGCAATCGCACCACGTGTTCGCGGCGATGACCGTGGTGATGGGGCGGCGCGCGCTCGACCGGATTCCCGCGAACCTGCGCCCGGCGTTCGACCGCGCGGTGGCCGATGCGACCGCGCAGCAGCGCGCGATCGCGACGCAGAAGGCCGAGCAGGCGGAAGCGGCGCTGAAGCAGCACGGAATGACGTTCCATCCGATGGCGGACGCCGAGCGCACGGCGCTGCGGCAGACGATGCACGACCGGCTCTACGTCGCGTTCGCGAAGCAGTACCCGGCCACTGCGCCGTTGTTTCCGGCGATCGCCGCCGCGCGGGGTTGAGCGATGAATACCGGTTCCGTCTCGAGCGCCGTGCCGGCCGCCGCCGGCGCAGGCCGTCCCGCGCGCCTGGCCGCGCGCGCGCTGGATGCGGCGATGCGCTGGATCGAATACGTGTCGGCCGCGGTGCTGGCCGTCGACGTGCTCGTCGTGTTTGCATCGGTCGTCTTCCGTTATTTCCTGCACGATCCGGTCGACTGGGCCGAAGAGGTGGCAAGCGCGTTGATGATCGTGCTGGTGTTCTTCGGCGCGGCGACGGTGCTCGGCCGTAGCCAGCACGTCGGCATCGACCTGTTCCGCGCCTGGCTGCCGGCGCGCTGGCAGGGCGCGCTCGTGCAGGTCGGGCACTGGATCGTCGCGGCGGTGGCGCTGAACCTGCTGGTGTCGTCGTGCCAACTGCTCGGCGATTCGTACGATCAGTTGACCACCGGCGGCCTGCCGGGCTGGATCAACGTGTACCCGATGATGTTCGGCGCGCTGTTCATGACCGTATTCGCGCTGGCGAATGCGCTGAACGCGCCGCGCCGCCGCGTGCTCGGCACGCTCGTGTGCTGCGTGATCGTCGCGGGCGCGGTGTACGGCTGGAACGTGCTGCGGCCCGAGCATGCGATCGCGCCGGGGACGCTGCTCGTCGCCGGCTTCGTCGGCGGGCTCGTGCTCGGCGTGCCGATCGGCTTCGTGCTCGCGTTTTCGGCGCTGCTGTATTTCCTCGCCGACCCGACGCTGCCGCTGCTCGTCTACTCGCAGCAGATCATCGCCGGCGCCGATCACTTCGTGCTGCTCGCGGTGCCGTTCTTCGTGCTGGCGGGCTTGCTGATGGAGTCGAACGGGATGTCTGCGCGGCTCGTCGAATTGCTGCTGCGGATGTTCGGGCGCGTGCGCGGCGGGCTCGGGCTGATCGTGATCTTTGCGACGGCGTGCTTTTCCGGCGTATCGGGTTCGAAGCTGGCCGACATCGCGGCGGTGGGCGGCGTCGTCATGCCGGCCGTGCGCCGCGCGCGCCAGGACCCCGACGAAACGGCGGCGCTGCTCGCGTGCAGCGCGGTGATGGCCGAGACGATTCCGCCGTGCGTGAACATGATCATCATGGGTTTCGTCGCGAACATCTCGATCGCGGGGCTGTTCCTCGCGGGGATCGTGCCGGCGGCCGTGCTGGCCGCGTCGCTGGCAGCCGTGACGGTGATCTGCGGGCGCCGGATCGACATCGACGCGGTGTTCACCGAGCGTCGCGCCTGGCTGCCGCTCGCGGGCGGCGCGCTCGTCGCGCTGATCATGGTCGCGATGATCGGCAAGGGTGTCACGTCGGGT encodes:
- a CDS encoding TRAP transporter large permease subunit, which translates into the protein MNTGSVSSAVPAAAGAGRPARLAARALDAAMRWIEYVSAAVLAVDVLVVFASVVFRYFLHDPVDWAEEVASALMIVLVFFGAATVLGRSQHVGIDLFRAWLPARWQGALVQVGHWIVAAVALNLLVSSCQLLGDSYDQLTTGGLPGWINVYPMMFGALFMTVFALANALNAPRRRVLGTLVCCVIVAGAVYGWNVLRPEHAIAPGTLLVAGFVGGLVLGVPIGFVLAFSALLYFLADPTLPLLVYSQQIIAGADHFVLLAVPFFVLAGLLMESNGMSARLVELLLRMFGRVRGGLGLIVIFATACFSGVSGSKLADIAAVGGVVMPAVRRARQDPDETAALLACSAVMAETIPPCVNMIIMGFVANISIAGLFLAGIVPAAVLAASLAAVTVICGRRIDIDAVFTERRAWLPLAGGALVALIMVAMIGKGVTSGIATSTEVSAFAVVYALVIGWAAFHELTWRSVGRVFVRAASMASGILFIVAAASSVSFALSIEQIPALVSGTMTAFAHQYGSTAFLLLAALLMIVFGAVLEGAPALIIFGPLLAPIALQLGINPLHFGTVVVVAMGLGLFAPPVGLGLFTTCAITGTEVGRVARPMVKYLLVLSVALVALIFAPAFSLWLPAHFGL
- a CDS encoding TRAP transporter substrate-binding protein, yielding MTTFTRRRFLQTASAASLAVAGGLPALGRAAQPTVTLRCSSSMPADQNAAHYVWYERLAANLKASVGDAIRVDYFPNSQLGKESDVAQQVKIGAIDMMIAGSSIWATVAPELGMLDLGYLFDSYAHVAKVLDGPVGTSLNTLLQKRAGCSVLTWGSHFGGRCVFTKQPVTALQGVKGTKLRVLPTPAFMDTFKAMGAVPTPIPFGELYMAVQTGVVDGLEHDPATVLASRFDEIVKSCWQSHHVFAAMTVVMGRRALDRIPANLRPAFDRAVADATAQQRAIATQKAEQAEAALKQHGMTFHPMADAERTALRQTMHDRLYVAFAKQYPATAPLFPAIAAARG
- a CDS encoding 2-hydroxyacid dehydrogenase — translated: MTIDILLTQPLPDAIDAELSARYAVHRLYAADQPEALLERVAPRIRGVVTGGANGLSAALMDRLSALEIVAISGIGTDAVDLDRARARGIHVTTTPDVLTDDVADMAMGLILMTLRDLGAGDRIVRAGRWGKAAQPLATQVTGKRLGIVGLGRVGRAIAQRAQAFRMPVSYCGPREHRDSGYRYEPDLIALARDSDVLVLAASADHGNVLVTADVLAALGNQGFLINVARGKLVDEAALVRALADGTIAGAGLDVFANEPHVPPALLELERVVVQPHRASATHETREAMGRIVLANLAACFAGQRPPTSVTR
- a CDS encoding LysR substrate-binding domain-containing protein, whose protein sequence is MIELNQLRCFVAVAEELHFGRAARRLFMTQPPLSRQIQLLEHALGIALLERSSRQVRLTAAGERFLRDARHILEFSARAEQAAQRVAQGGAGRITLGFTAVSAYRMIPELLAHAAHALPEVDVELREMVSTVQIDALASRMLDAGFVRQRAARQPLEYRLVQREPLLVAVAPGAPLAAYERIGPDELDQQPFIAYAPNEGKYFHDMIAGMFAGAGRLPNYLHYVGQTHTILGLVRAGLGAALVPASARELHVDGVVFRPLAGVDLAAELYLAWRADNDNPALPVFNAMVERFLTAGADGGVG